Below is a window of Paraburkholderia azotifigens DNA.
CGGCGCAGCCCTTCCGTCAGCACGCCGACGATGTCGCGCTGTGCCACTGCTCCTACGATTCCGCACATGGTGGTCTCCGTGAGTGCGTGTGTCTGTACTGTCTGCCTGTACTGTTTGAGCGCGCGCCGCTTACGCGGCCTGACGCTCGAACTCGGGCACGCTCGTCACGTGCGAGATCATGCCGTCGTCGTCGTGATACGCGACGAGGCAGCGGCCTGCATCCCCTTCCGGAATTTCGTGCGTGGTATGCGGCTGCGAGACCTCGCTCGTCTGCGGCATGCGGCGCACGCGGTGTGCGTTCATCGCGTCCATCTGGCGGCCGAAGGTCCACAGCACCATCGCCAGCACGACGATGGCGATGCCCGCGATGCCGGGCATGAATGCATCGAGCGACAGCTCCTCCTCGCTCGCGTTCGCGAGACACCAGCGGATATACAGCGCGGCGAGCGCCCACGTGCCGAGCACGAGCGTCGGCCGCACGAAGCGATACCACGCGACCGAGCGCACGGCCTTCGCCTTGCTGGAATCCGTGGCGAACTGTGCGACGGACTGCTTCGAAACATCGATGATCGGGTATTCCATGTTTGTGTTCCCCTGAGACTGTTGACTTGCGTTGTCAATTCGAGTGCTTCATCCCACGTGCTTCACTGCTTCATTCAGTTTGCTGCGTGACAGGTTGCGCGAGGGGTTGCGTGAGAGGTTGCGCGAGCAGCGCAGCCGATGCATCCGCCACCACGGCGCCGCTCGAGCGGATGCCGCGATCGGGGCTCACCCAGCGCGCGCGCTTTCTGCGGCGCTGGCTGACCACGCCCGGCAGCGCGATCACGGATGCGATCATGCTGATTGCCCAGAACGCCGCGGGATACCAGACGGTGTCGATGAAATAGCGCAGCAGGTTCTTGTCGTAACGGCGGTCGATCAGGCAGCCCAGCAGAATCTGCACGCAGCAGGTCGCGAACAGCAGCACACCCGTGCCGCGCGGCACGAACGCGAAGCGCCAGCTTTCGGGCAGCGTGAAGAGCGCGGTGGCCGCCATCATCACGAGCGTGAAAAGCATGCAATACGCCCACACGATGCTGGTTGCGTACTCGACGAAGATCGGCCACATCATCATGTTGCGGCGGGACAGCACGGCGCCCGCATATTTGAACAGCACCTGGATGCCGCCCTTCGCCCAGCGCAGACGCTGCTTGTAGAGGCCGCGGAACGTTTCGGGCATCAGGATCCAGCTCAGCGCGCGCGATTCGAAGTTCACGCCCCAGCCCTGCACCTGCAGCTTCCAGCTGATGTCGATGTCCTCCGTCAGCATGTCGGAGCTCCAGTAGCCCACTTCCTGCAGCGCGCGCTTCCTGAACATCGACACCACGCCCGACACCGTCAACAGACGCCCATACATGTGCTGCGTGCGCTTGATGAGACCGACGATCGACGAGAACTCGCCCACCTGCATGCGGCCGAGCAGCGACGAGCGCGTGCGGATGCGCGGGTTGCCCGTCACGGCGCCGACGGAAGCGTCGTCGAGGAAGTGGCGCAGCATCCAGCCGATCGCTTCCTTGTCGAGCAGCGAGTCGCCGTCGATGCACATCAGGTACTCAGCATCCGACAGCATCGCGGCCGTCGTGAGCCCAATCGCCTTGCCTTCGTTCTGATGCTGATGCACGACGACGAGCTTCGGATACACGTTGACGAGCTGGTTCAGGATCGCACCCGTTTCGTCGCGGCTGCCGTCGTTGATCGCGATGACGTTGTAGTTCGGATAGTTCAGCTTGTCGAGGCACGCGATCACTTCGCGCACGTTAGCGGCCTCGTTGTAGCAAGGCACGACGACGGACACTTTCGGATACGCCGGCAGCGGCGGCGCAACCTTGCGCCCCGCGTCGCGGCGCTCGATCAGCAGGTAGTGCAGCAGTCCCCCCACCATCCACAGATACGCCATCAGCAATGGATAGTAGAAGACGAAGTTCGAGATGACGCTCAGTACGTTTTTCATTGTGGTCCCCTGGTCCGGGCTCGCATCGCGCGGGTATCGAGACCCGCGCGCGATGCTCAGCCCAACATTCCCTGATTCGATCGCAGCGTGCTCTGCACCGACATCACGTCGCGCAGCACGGTCGTGTCGGGCCGGTTCTTGAGGAAATCGTCCGGCCCGTAGCCCAGATGCACGACGCCGCCTGCGTTGAGCCGCTTCATCTGCGCGCGCAGCACGGCCGCCTCGACGGGCTGCTGCGTGTCGCGGTTGATCGCGGGCAGCTCGAACACGGTCCTGGCCGCCGCGCCGTGCTGCTGCAACACGGTTTGCCGCAAGCTGTCGAGCCACGCGTCGTTCACGCGTTCGCCCGCCGCGTGCGGCGCCGCCGTCAGCGCGACGAAGTCATAGTTCGCGAGCGACGACGCAAGGCTCAGCGAGAAATTGCGTTCGGCGTTGGCGTCGAACACGGCTTCGGCGGGGACGGTGCGCGCCGTCAGCACGTTTCCGCCGCCCTGATACGCACGCACGCGCTCGGCGAGCTGGTTGGTGAACGTGTTCAGATACGCCGTCCTGTTCTTCGCCCAGCGTTGCATCAGGTCGTCGGACGCGTGAATCTGCGCGACGTCGCCGGGCAGGCCCCACGAGCGGTACACGGCCATCGCGGCGGGGCTCGCGTCTTCATACGCGTTCAGCGTCGCGTCCGAACCGAACACGACACCGTTGAAGCTCGAATAGCGCGTGAGATCGTCGTAGATGTCCTGGATGGTTTGACGTGCGAGCGGATCGAACGGGCTCAGGCGCGGCGTGCGGCCACGCTGCGCATCGCCCGGGCTGTTCGCTGCGACTTCGACGAAACGTCCCGCCGCCGCGTGCCCCGTCGGCAGATCGAAGGCGAGCAGCGGCATGCGTGCGTAGACCTGAACGCCTGCGCGCGTGATCAGCTGCCATGCGGTGCGGTTGAACAGGTCGGCGCGCATCGGCATGTGGCGGTTCGGGTAATACAGCGCGCGTGCAACGCCTGTGTTATCGGGATCCCAGTACGCCTTCAGATACACCGACTTCGGCTCGAGATCCTTGATGCGGTCGAGCAGACGGCCGAGCTTCTCTTCGCTCTTGTTCGGATCGATGTCGTAGATCTCGTCGAGCGACACGTTGACCACGCGCTCGACCGGGTTGTGCTCGCCGCGATACAGACGCGACGAACGCATCTGCGCGATCAGCGTACCTACGTCCCAGTCGTACGAGACGAGCAGCCGGCGAATCTGCGTGAGCGGCACGTCGGGCGTGTTGGGGCCGTCGTCGAGCGTGAAATGCACGGACATGCCGAGCGCCTGCGATGCCTTGATCAGCGCCGCGTTGTACATCCCGTACGGCCACACCGCCGAGCGCACCGTCACGCCCGTGCGGTCCTGGATCAGATCGACGCTCTTCTTCAGGTCGTCGCGCACACGGGCCTGGTACTCTTCGTCCGTCTCATAGCGTTCGAGCTGCGGGTAATACAGATGCGCGCTGGCGGCAGGCAGTTCGTTGCCTTGCGGATTCGCGAGCGCGCCGTGATGCAGGTCGTGCGTGTGCGACGCGACTTCGACGAGACCCGAGTTCGCCATCTCGCGCAGATCGTCCCAGCTCATGAAGTAGCCCGGCGGCATCAAAGACTTATGGCTGATGCGCACCGGGTCGCCCGCGGGCGTATCGGTCCAGCGCGTGACGACGCCGATCAGCGCGGGATAGCCGTACTGCTGCAGCAGCGGGAACGCACGCGTGAACTGGCTCTTGTACGCATCGTCGAATGTGAGCAGCACGGCGCGCGGCGGCAGGCGCGGCCCGCCGTTGCGCGACGCGACGATCTGGTCGACGCTCACGGGACGGAAGTCCTTCGCCTTCAGCCACGCGAAAATCGTGTTGAGCGTGGCCGTGCTGATCGCGCAGGTATCGGCGACCGTCGAGACATCCGCACGCAGATCGTCGCGGATGTCATGAATGGCGAGCACGCGGAACGTGAGTCCGTCGTCGGCATCGGGCGGCGGCAGGCGGTCGAGCGCGATACGGGCCTGCGCGGCGGGCACAGCGGCGAGACCGGCGGCGAAGGCGAGAAAACGTCTACGGTTGAGCTTGTCCATGATGGTCTACAGGGGAATGTTCAGGTTCAGGTAGATGAGCTTGCTGGTCTCACGCGTGTGATCGAGGCGTTGGCTCGACAGGCCGAGGCCATACGCGAGCGACGCATGCGCGCTGAACTGCCACTGCTGTTCGAGGCGCACTTCCCACAGCATGCTGTTGCCGATATCCGTTTGCCGGTAACCGCCGACCGTCGCGTAGGCGCGGTTCGCGAGCGACTGGTCCGCATTGCGCCATGACGTCCACTGGTACATCGCCGTGAGCTGCGCCGTCATGTCGCGATGCGGCGCGAAGTAGGCGGTATTCGCGAGCGTGTTGCTGCTCGTGTTCAACTCGACCCACGTCGCGACGAGATGGCTCGGCGTGTTGATCAGACGTTCGTACCACGTGCCCACCCACGCCTGGTTCAGGTTGGTGTCGCTGTAGCGCGACGCGCCGTAGCTGAGGTCGAAGTATCGGTAATCGTCGACGCTGTAGCGCACACTGCCCGTCGCCGCGCGGCCTGTCACGCCCGCCTGGTAGGCCTTCCACGGCAGCGTGTTGACGTTGCTGTCCACACCCGCCGAAAAGCGCCAGCGATCATCGGGTGCATAGCTCAGGCTGCCTGCGCCGCCCGTTTTCGCCTGCGGTCCCGTCGATCGATCGACTTCCGCTGCGGCGTCGATGCCATGAAAGCGGAAGTCCGCGCCGATACCGTTGCGGATGCGGCTCACGCTGTTGCCGTCGCCCGTATCCGCGCGACCGCTGAACTGGTGCGCGAACACGCGCCAGTAGTTGAAGAGCGGCATCGAATAAAGCTGGGTGTCGACACCCCAATTGTTGTCCGCGAGAACCGAATTGCCCTTCTGTCCATTCGCCGCGATGATCAGTTGCGGGCTCCTGTATGCCTCGTAATCGCGCTGGAACGTCTTCACCGTCTTGTTGTCCGGGAAGCGGTCGGAGAAGGTCGCGTTGACGTCCGCGGCGCGGTCGTACTGGTTCAGTTCGAGCGCCGTGCGCCCGAGTCCCGCCAGCGTTTCGATATCGCCCGGGTGATCGACGAGCGTGCCTTCGTAGACCTTCTGCGCTTCACGCGGACGCTGCTGCACGAGCGATGCATCCGAGCGCGCGCTGATCAGCGCGGGATCGAACGGCGCCTCGTGACGCAGTTCGTCGAGTGCCGCGACGCCTTCGCGCGTGCGGTCCGTGTAGAGCAGGTACTGCGCCTGCAGTTTTTTCACGCGGCCGTAGTCTTCGTTGACATCTTCCGGGTGTTCGGACAGATCCGCGCGAATCGGCGTGCTCGCGGAAATTTCCTTCAGCAACTGCCGCGCGTTGTCGTAGCGGCCCGAATCGAGGTACGCGAAAAAGAGCCCTTCCTGCACGTCGATGCGCTTCAGCGCGTGCGGCTCGACGGAAGGCGTGAGCGGTTCGACAGGCGTCTGCAACGCGCGCTCGTAGGCGGGCGCGGCCTTGCGCGGCTGATCGAGGTACGTGTACGCATCGCCCGCTGCTGCATAGGTGCGCGCGGGCATCGGCTGATTCGAGCGCGACAGATCTTCATAGAGGGCCGCCGCTTCCTTCATGCGGCCGACACCTTGCAAGGCAGCGACTCTCTCGACGAGCACCGAGCGGCGCACGTCGGC
It encodes the following:
- the pgaC gene encoding poly-beta-1,6-N-acetyl-D-glucosamine synthase; the encoded protein is MKNVLSVISNFVFYYPLLMAYLWMVGGLLHYLLIERRDAGRKVAPPLPAYPKVSVVVPCYNEAANVREVIACLDKLNYPNYNVIAINDGSRDETGAILNQLVNVYPKLVVVHQHQNEGKAIGLTTAAMLSDAEYLMCIDGDSLLDKEAIGWMLRHFLDDASVGAVTGNPRIRTRSSLLGRMQVGEFSSIVGLIKRTQHMYGRLLTVSGVVSMFRKRALQEVGYWSSDMLTEDIDISWKLQVQGWGVNFESRALSWILMPETFRGLYKQRLRWAKGGIQVLFKYAGAVLSRRNMMMWPIFVEYATSIVWAYCMLFTLVMMAATALFTLPESWRFAFVPRGTGVLLFATCCVQILLGCLIDRRYDKNLLRYFIDTVWYPAAFWAISMIASVIALPGVVSQRRRKRARWVSPDRGIRSSGAVVADASAALLAQPLTQPLAQPVTQQTE
- the pgaA gene encoding poly-beta-1,6 N-acetyl-D-glucosamine export porin PgaA, whose protein sequence is MKTKRSSRHKHAAVKATALLLVLLARDYCAAQPTTGSETTGKVAEGQVAEGKVETERDQLRRRIFAEAGAGAAQLALQEARASRDAFSDHDLFQIEALVVETEVHWGRQQSLASDEPDRLAQTKTALAHIDDMLARMPASDDYADVRRSVLVERVAALQGVGRMKEAAALYEDLSRSNQPMPARTYAAAGDAYTYLDQPRKAAPAYERALQTPVEPLTPSVEPHALKRIDVQEGLFFAYLDSGRYDNARQLLKEISASTPIRADLSEHPEDVNEDYGRVKKLQAQYLLYTDRTREGVAALDELRHEAPFDPALISARSDASLVQQRPREAQKVYEGTLVDHPGDIETLAGLGRTALELNQYDRAADVNATFSDRFPDNKTVKTFQRDYEAYRSPQLIIAANGQKGNSVLADNNWGVDTQLYSMPLFNYWRVFAHQFSGRADTGDGNSVSRIRNGIGADFRFHGIDAAAEVDRSTGPQAKTGGAGSLSYAPDDRWRFSAGVDSNVNTLPWKAYQAGVTGRAATGSVRYSVDDYRYFDLSYGASRYSDTNLNQAWVGTWYERLINTPSHLVATWVELNTSSNTLANTAYFAPHRDMTAQLTAMYQWTSWRNADQSLANRAYATVGGYRQTDIGNSMLWEVRLEQQWQFSAHASLAYGLGLSSQRLDHTRETSKLIYLNLNIPL
- the pgaB gene encoding poly-beta-1,6-N-acetyl-D-glucosamine N-deacetylase PgaB, whose translation is MDKLNRRRFLAFAAGLAAVPAAQARIALDRLPPPDADDGLTFRVLAIHDIRDDLRADVSTVADTCAISTATLNTIFAWLKAKDFRPVSVDQIVASRNGGPRLPPRAVLLTFDDAYKSQFTRAFPLLQQYGYPALIGVVTRWTDTPAGDPVRISHKSLMPPGYFMSWDDLREMANSGLVEVASHTHDLHHGALANPQGNELPAASAHLYYPQLERYETDEEYQARVRDDLKKSVDLIQDRTGVTVRSAVWPYGMYNAALIKASQALGMSVHFTLDDGPNTPDVPLTQIRRLLVSYDWDVGTLIAQMRSSRLYRGEHNPVERVVNVSLDEIYDIDPNKSEEKLGRLLDRIKDLEPKSVYLKAYWDPDNTGVARALYYPNRHMPMRADLFNRTAWQLITRAGVQVYARMPLLAFDLPTGHAAAGRFVEVAANSPGDAQRGRTPRLSPFDPLARQTIQDIYDDLTRYSSFNGVVFGSDATLNAYEDASPAAMAVYRSWGLPGDVAQIHASDDLMQRWAKNRTAYLNTFTNQLAERVRAYQGGGNVLTARTVPAEAVFDANAERNFSLSLASSLANYDFVALTAAPHAAGERVNDAWLDSLRQTVLQQHGAAARTVFELPAINRDTQQPVEAAVLRAQMKRLNAGGVVHLGYGPDDFLKNRPDTTVLRDVMSVQSTLRSNQGMLG